Proteins from a single region of Phormidium ambiguum IAM M-71:
- a CDS encoding NHLP family bacteriocin export ABC transporter peptidase/permease/ATPase subunit, which yields MAINDKKPKIVKTPTVLQMEAVECGAAALGMILSYYGKIVPLAELRQECGVSRDGINAANLLKAARHYGMEAKGYKKGLEALKELPVPYIIFWNFDHFLVVEGYKRDRVFLNDPASGRRKVTKEEFSQAYTGVVLEIKPGTAFEKGGQKRNTILALHSRLKNSYSLVLLSILAGLFLTFPRLAVPAFSQVFTDEILVQGREDWLRPLLIGMVTTAIVQSLLARLRLIYLRRLTIKLSVVMTGQFIWHTLRLPVGFYTQRFAGEISNRTAINSKVVGVINSISTTVIDSIMLIFYAILMFMYDGVLTLMTISFATINIITLQFLRRLRLDANLKISQQSSKLSGITIDSLQSIETVKASGLESDLFAKFAGYYAKSINAQQELAIQSQTLTLLPTILTSLATTALLVVGGFRVMEGSLTIGMLVAYQTLISSFLAPVNSLVNFGSTLQILEADLDRLDDVLQNPVDPEVDREETINQLNITNYQSVKLSGYVELRNVDFGYNRLEKPLIENFNLSLKPGQRVAIIGSSGSGKSTIAKLITGLYVPWSGEIFFDGTSRQQIPRLVLANSLAMVEQDIFLFKGSVRENLTLWNSTISEENLVQACQDAAIHDFILSNLGGYDTEISEGGINLSGGQRQRLEIARALVMNPTILVLDEATSFLDTETELIIDRNLRRRGCSCIVIAHRLSTIRDCDEIIVLERGKVIQRGNHEELQQQGGTYANLLLATS from the coding sequence ATGGCAATCAACGATAAAAAACCTAAGATAGTTAAGACTCCAACAGTACTACAAATGGAAGCTGTAGAATGTGGTGCTGCTGCTTTGGGAATGATTTTAAGTTATTACGGAAAAATTGTACCTTTAGCAGAACTGAGGCAAGAGTGCGGTGTGTCTCGTGATGGTATTAATGCAGCTAATTTATTGAAAGCAGCGAGACATTATGGAATGGAAGCTAAAGGTTATAAAAAAGGTTTAGAAGCTTTAAAAGAATTGCCAGTTCCTTATATAATTTTTTGGAATTTTGACCATTTTTTAGTTGTCGAAGGTTATAAGCGCGATCGCGTTTTTCTCAATGACCCAGCTAGCGGTAGACGCAAAGTAACCAAAGAGGAATTTTCCCAAGCATACACGGGAGTTGTCTTAGAAATAAAACCGGGAACTGCCTTTGAAAAAGGAGGTCAAAAACGCAATACAATTTTGGCTTTGCATTCTCGATTAAAAAATTCATATTCTTTGGTTTTATTATCTATTTTAGCTGGGTTATTTTTGACTTTTCCCCGCTTAGCAGTACCCGCATTTAGTCAAGTTTTTACTGATGAAATTTTGGTGCAAGGTCGGGAAGATTGGCTACGACCTTTATTAATTGGGATGGTGACTACTGCGATCGTACAAAGTCTCTTAGCCAGATTACGTTTAATTTATTTACGGCGACTAACAATTAAACTTTCTGTAGTAATGACAGGACAGTTTATTTGGCATACGTTACGCTTACCAGTGGGATTTTATACTCAACGTTTTGCAGGGGAAATTAGCAATCGTACAGCAATTAATAGCAAAGTTGTTGGTGTGATTAATAGTATCTCTACTACTGTAATTGATAGCATAATGTTGATTTTTTATGCTATTTTAATGTTTATGTATGATGGGGTACTTACGCTGATGACTATCAGTTTTGCCACCATTAATATTATTACATTGCAATTTTTACGCCGATTGCGTCTTGATGCTAATTTAAAAATTAGCCAGCAAAGTAGTAAACTTTCTGGGATAACCATTGATAGTTTGCAATCAATTGAAACAGTCAAAGCTTCTGGTTTAGAATCAGATTTATTTGCTAAGTTTGCTGGTTATTATGCCAAATCTATTAACGCCCAACAGGAATTAGCCATACAAAGTCAAACGTTAACTTTATTGCCTACAATTTTGACATCACTGGCAACAACTGCCCTTTTAGTAGTTGGTGGTTTCCGAGTAATGGAAGGTAGTTTGACAATTGGGATGTTAGTAGCTTATCAAACTTTAATTAGTAGTTTTTTAGCACCAGTTAATAGTTTGGTTAATTTTGGCAGTACTTTACAAATTTTAGAGGCGGATCTCGATCGCCTTGATGATGTTTTACAAAATCCTGTCGATCCAGAAGTTGATAGAGAAGAAACAATTAATCAATTAAATATTACTAATTACCAATCAGTTAAATTATCAGGTTATGTTGAATTACGAAATGTTGATTTTGGCTATAATCGCTTAGAAAAACCTTTAATTGAAAACTTTAATCTATCGCTCAAACCTGGACAGCGCGTAGCAATAATTGGCAGTAGTGGTTCTGGTAAATCTACTATAGCAAAACTAATTACAGGTTTATATGTTCCTTGGTCAGGCGAAATCTTTTTTGATGGTACTTCTCGCCAGCAAATTCCTCGCTTAGTGTTAGCAAATTCACTGGCAATGGTTGAACAAGATATCTTTTTATTTAAAGGTTCAGTACGAGAAAATTTGACTCTTTGGAATTCAACTATAAGTGAAGAAAACTTAGTGCAAGCTTGTCAAGATGCAGCAATTCACGACTTTATTTTATCCAATTTGGGAGGGTATGATACAGAAATTTCTGAGGGAGGAATTAATTTAAGTGGTGGGCAACGTCAACGCTTAGAAATTGCCAGGGCATTAGTCATGAATCCGACTATTTTAGTATTAGATGAAGCTACCAGTTTTTTGGATACGGAAACTGAGTTAATTATCGATCGCAATCTCCGACGACGCGGTTGTTCTTGCATTGTAATTGCCCATCGTTTGAGTACAATTCGTGACTGTGACGAAATTATTGTGTTAGAGCGAGGTAAAGTTATACAACGAGGAAACCATGAGGAATTACAACAACAGGGAGGAACTTATGCTAATTTACTATTAGCTACTAGCTGA
- a CDS encoding NHLP bacteriocin export ABC transporter permease/ATPase subunit: MLNSNLFKSLHNLKGNQPLLLDNPQKVWVVKSGTIAIFLTKVVAGEPIGDRHYLCSINPGEALFGIALWGEEPLKNVKLNENYESFNYGILAVTIQESEVLELDFVDLIAEIAVINKAAILLLESWIDRLSKLVNNPTISTKNNPLKLEQFSQETKLSKGQVLQASSQSIIWIQIHQGSTAWMGREELKLDAESSYFPLAASTWIESLNLVEFSTTNIEKIAVDLFQSVSLFHSYFCRYLQIKQEQKLATEIQQFQQLQQLNVQVTENAFNFLASALQPQQTQPEETPLLMAAGAVARAMGITIRPPIKSENLQRIDPVEAIAIASKIRIRRVSLNGEWWKQEHHPLLAFKTDNSPVALLIDKSKGYRYILFDPETKKRTLVTQDIAANINSKAYLFYRPLPQVINKAFEVFKFGIKGYETETIKVILVGILGTILGMAVPQATAILINQAIPNGDRLLLLQLALGLLAVSFGKTAFNLYQGLVALRITNGINNTLQIAVWDRLLQLKPSFFRQFTTGDLLVRIMSISQIYSVFSGATQRTLLSGLFSLLNLGLMFIYDLKLTLIAIGITILAVILTMISSFILLSKERKQEELSGEIQGLVVQLINGVPKLRVAVAESRAFAAWAKKYSEQNQLTKEIIQVNDIVSVFNELLSLVSLILLYWFGFLAIQGSSTGENSLTLGTFLAFNAAFGIFFGGVTSLSNTLIQIIEIAPLWERSQPILQGQLEFDEHKANPDRLSGQIRLENITFRYREDSPIVLHEVNIHADPGEFIAIVGPSGSGKSTIFRLLLGFETPQNGKVYYDGQDLGNLDLPAVRRQLGVVLQNGRVTQGSILENITGGALLTVEEAWEAAKMAGLAEDIERMPMGMQTIVSEGGTNLSGGQRQRLLIARSLIFKPPIILLDEATSYLDNSTQAIVTESLEKMNATRIIIAHRLSTIRHADRIYVLESGRILQVGSFAELIQQPGLFAKLVARQLE, translated from the coding sequence ATGTTAAATTCTAATTTATTTAAATCACTGCATAACCTAAAAGGCAACCAGCCTTTACTATTAGATAATCCCCAGAAGGTGTGGGTTGTTAAATCTGGTACAATAGCAATTTTTCTGACAAAAGTTGTAGCAGGGGAACCAATAGGCGATCGACATTATTTGTGTAGCATTAATCCCGGAGAAGCATTATTTGGTATTGCTTTGTGGGGAGAAGAACCCCTCAAAAATGTCAAACTAAACGAAAATTATGAATCTTTTAACTATGGCATTTTAGCAGTTACCATTCAAGAAAGTGAAGTTTTAGAATTAGATTTTGTCGATTTAATTGCTGAAATCGCAGTAATTAATAAAGCGGCAATTTTATTATTAGAAAGCTGGATCGATCGCCTCAGTAAATTAGTTAATAATCCCACTATATCAACTAAAAACAATCCGCTAAAATTAGAACAGTTTAGTCAAGAAACAAAATTATCTAAAGGGCAAGTATTACAAGCTTCTTCTCAAAGTATTATTTGGATACAAATCCATCAAGGAAGTACAGCTTGGATGGGAAGAGAAGAATTAAAATTAGATGCTGAATCTTCTTACTTTCCCCTCGCTGCTTCTACCTGGATAGAATCACTTAATTTGGTTGAATTTAGCACAACTAATATTGAAAAAATTGCCGTTGATTTATTTCAAAGTGTAAGTTTATTTCACAGTTATTTTTGCCGCTATCTTCAAATTAAACAAGAACAAAAATTAGCTACAGAAATTCAACAATTTCAGCAACTACAACAGTTAAATGTTCAAGTAACAGAAAATGCTTTTAATTTCTTAGCTTCGGCTTTACAACCTCAGCAAACACAACCAGAAGAAACGCCTTTGTTAATGGCTGCTGGGGCTGTTGCTAGGGCGATGGGAATAACAATTCGCCCACCAATTAAATCAGAAAATTTGCAGCGAATAGATCCGGTAGAGGCGATCGCCATAGCCTCGAAAATTCGCATTCGTCGTGTTTCCTTAAATGGTGAGTGGTGGAAACAAGAACATCATCCGCTTTTAGCTTTTAAAACTGATAATTCCCCGGTAGCTTTGTTAATTGATAAAAGCAAAGGTTATCGCTATATTTTGTTCGATCCAGAAACTAAAAAACGCACCTTAGTCACTCAAGATATTGCTGCTAATATAAACTCAAAAGCTTATTTATTTTATCGTCCTTTACCCCAAGTAATTAATAAAGCTTTTGAAGTATTTAAATTCGGTATCAAAGGTTATGAAACAGAAACAATTAAAGTTATTTTAGTGGGAATTTTAGGCACAATTTTAGGAATGGCAGTTCCCCAAGCTACAGCAATTTTAATAAATCAAGCAATTCCTAATGGCGATCGCCTACTTTTATTACAACTAGCATTAGGATTATTAGCAGTATCCTTTGGCAAAACTGCTTTTAATCTATATCAAGGATTAGTTGCTCTCCGAATTACTAATGGTATTAATAATACTCTTCAAATCGCTGTTTGGGATAGATTATTGCAATTAAAGCCCTCATTTTTTCGGCAATTTACCACAGGCGATTTGCTAGTGCGAATTATGTCTATTAGTCAAATTTATAGTGTTTTTAGTGGTGCTACCCAACGCACTTTATTAAGTGGTTTATTTTCGTTGTTAAATTTAGGATTAATGTTTATTTATGATTTAAAATTAACTTTGATAGCGATAGGAATAACTATTTTAGCAGTTATTTTAACAATGATTTCTAGCTTTATTTTATTAAGCAAAGAGCGAAAGCAAGAAGAATTAAGTGGGGAAATCCAAGGATTAGTAGTACAACTAATTAATGGCGTACCTAAATTACGAGTAGCTGTAGCAGAATCAAGAGCTTTTGCTGCTTGGGCTAAAAAATATAGCGAACAAAATCAATTAACTAAAGAAATTATTCAAGTTAATGATATTGTTTCTGTATTTAATGAATTATTATCTTTAGTAAGTTTAATTTTATTATATTGGTTTGGGTTTTTAGCTATCCAAGGTTCATCAACAGGCGAAAACAGCTTAACACTAGGAACATTTCTGGCTTTTAATGCTGCTTTTGGAATATTTTTTGGCGGCGTAACTTCTTTAAGTAATACTTTAATTCAAATTATCGAAATTGCTCCGTTATGGGAGCGATCGCAACCAATTTTACAAGGCCAATTAGAATTTGATGAACATAAAGCTAATCCCGATCGTTTAAGCGGACAAATAAGATTAGAAAACATTACTTTCCGATACCGAGAAGATAGTCCGATTGTTCTTCATGAAGTTAACATCCACGCAGATCCAGGTGAATTTATCGCTATTGTTGGCCCTTCTGGAAGTGGAAAATCAACTATTTTTCGTTTATTATTAGGTTTTGAAACTCCTCAAAATGGCAAGGTTTATTATGATGGTCAAGATTTAGGTAATTTAGATTTACCAGCAGTGCGGCGACAATTAGGAGTAGTTTTACAAAATGGTCGAGTTACCCAAGGTTCAATTTTAGAAAACATTACTGGTGGTGCATTACTAACTGTTGAAGAAGCTTGGGAAGCAGCAAAAATGGCGGGATTAGCTGAAGATATTGAACGAATGCCAATGGGAATGCAAACGATCGTTAGTGAAGGGGGTACTAATCTTTCTGGAGGACAAAGACAAAGGTTATTAATTGCGCGATCGCTAATCTTTAAACCACCAATTATTCTCTTAGATGAAGCTACTAGTTATCTGGATAATAGCACTCAAGCAATAGTGACAGAAAGCTTAGAAAAAATGAATGCTACGCGAATAATTATTGCCCATCGTTTGAGTACAATTCGCCACGCCGATCGCATTTACGTTTTAGAATCAGGGCGCATTTTACAAGTAGGATCTTTTGCCGAATTAATTCAACAACCTGGACTATTTGCTAAATTAGTAGCCAGACAATTAGAGTGA